A single window of Mycolicibacterium aurum DNA harbors:
- a CDS encoding SDR family oxidoreductase has product MGIYAVTGSASGMGRAVAEKLRRDGHTVVGVDVKDADIVADLSDVQGRRAAADAVRRASKGSLDGAVLAAGLGPGPGRDRPRLIAQVNYFGVVDLLEAWQPLLAAADGAKVVVFSSNSTTTTPAVPARAVRAFLAHDAEKAVRAVRLFGGSASVMAYAASKIAVSRWVRREAVGSGWAGAGIRLNALAPGAIMTPLLQEQLSDGRRAKLVRSFPVPTGAFGDADQLAEWVLFMLSDAADFLCGSVIFVDGGTDAYFRADDWPKPVPVHRLLPYWRRFRAGAGRQ; this is encoded by the coding sequence ATGGGCATCTACGCGGTGACCGGATCGGCTTCCGGCATGGGTCGAGCCGTCGCAGAGAAGTTGCGCCGGGACGGTCACACCGTCGTGGGTGTGGACGTCAAGGACGCCGACATCGTCGCGGATCTGTCCGACGTCCAGGGACGCCGGGCAGCCGCCGACGCCGTGCGGAGGGCATCGAAGGGCAGCCTCGACGGCGCCGTTCTGGCGGCCGGGCTGGGCCCTGGCCCGGGGCGCGATCGGCCGCGGCTGATCGCGCAGGTCAACTATTTCGGCGTCGTCGACCTGCTCGAGGCGTGGCAACCCCTCCTCGCTGCCGCCGACGGCGCGAAAGTGGTCGTGTTCTCCAGTAACTCGACGACGACGACACCTGCGGTGCCCGCCCGTGCCGTGCGCGCTTTCCTGGCGCACGACGCCGAGAAGGCGGTGCGCGCCGTCAGGCTCTTCGGGGGCAGTGCGTCGGTGATGGCCTACGCCGCGTCCAAGATCGCCGTGAGCCGCTGGGTGCGCCGAGAAGCAGTCGGCAGCGGGTGGGCCGGCGCCGGGATACGGCTGAACGCGCTGGCGCCGGGAGCCATCATGACACCGCTGCTGCAGGAACAGCTCTCAGACGGCAGGCGTGCGAAACTCGTGCGGTCCTTCCCCGTTCCGACAGGCGCGTTCGGCGATGCCGACCAGCTGGCCGAATGGGTACTGTTCATGCTGTCCGACGCCGCGGACTTCCTCTGTGGGAGCGTCATATTCGTCGACGGCGGCACGGATGCGTACTTCCGCGCCGACGACTGGCCCAAACCGGTGCCGGTGCATCGGCTGCTGCCGTACTGGAGGCGTTTCCGGGCCGGCGCCGGGCGTCAATGA